The DNA region GGTTGTGGTGGTAGTTGTTGGCTCAACATACTCATTATTGAACTCAATATCGTTAGGATATTCAACTGCAGCAACAAGAGTACCCTGTTTATCATCGCTCACACGAACAGTTACATGAACTCTGAGATCATCATATTTCAAGCCATCAATCATTTGACCTGCATTAACCTCTTCAATCGTGTATTTATAGATACCAGCCGCAGAGTAGTCAATTGCCTTGAAAACGACAGAACCATCAACTGCATTCTTTACTCTTTGAAGCTCAGTTCCATTTTCATCTCTTAAGATAAATTCAAACTCTTGATTCATGAGAGTACGGCCTTTCAAAGCCTTCTTAACCGCAATCGTTGCTCTAGCTGGTGTAGTCTTATTTAAAGTATTCTTGATGGTAAAGTGACTGTCTGCACTCTTTATATACTCAACAGTATAGATTTTTCCTTCCAATACTACTTTACCATTATCCTCGCCTACTTCTTTAACTGTATAGCTATAATCTTTACCCTTATTGTCTGTTTTATCTAAGGCTTTCCAAGTATATGAACTACTATTTGGTGTTATTGAAATTGGCTGTCCTTCTACCACATTATTTTTATACAATTGTAGCAATATTGTCGGTTTCTTATCATCTAAACCAATCCATTCTTTATTGACTTTAATATCTATTTTTTTCTTTGTATTTTCTATCTGGAAAGTTTTTCCTTCTGTATCACTTTCCTTAACTTCAAATTCATGGGTGATTGCCTTAGATGGTTCAAAGTCTATCCATGCCGGAGCAGAAATTTCTTTCAGTCTATATTTTCCATCTACCAAACCCTTTTGACTGGCAATACCTGATTCATTAGTCTTTATTTTGTACTGCACGTTTGTATTGTTTACTGATTCAATCAGAAACTCTACTCCTGCGATTCCAGTCTCCGTCCCTGCAATCTTCTTAAAGATCCTTACCTCACCTTTTACGGTTCCTTTTGCCCAACCTCCAACACGAATGATTTCAACAGAGGCACTCTTATCGCTCTCCTGTATCTGCCAATCTAGATTGGAAAGGTGAACAGTTGATGTGTTCGTCACTCGTGTAATTGCTGGGTTATTCATGGTTTCTGCTGTCAGCCTAGCCTTCAAACGAACGGAGATACTTCTGCCGTTCAAAGGCTTTACCCATGTACCGTGCTCAAGAACCCACTGATTGGATAGTTTAACATTTAATTTTCGCTTGTTGGAAGTATCAAACGAAATCGTAACTCCCCTTTTTCCAGCCTCTTCT from Streptococcus ruminantium includes:
- a CDS encoding Spy0128 family protein, with protein sequence MMRKKVGAMMLSILMVVSTLAGAFMGASVSQAQGSLIKDIKVDKQEMRHGDHFRVDVDFGGPGTKVTNGQEEEIRFSLQGVKVTFPNTTLDLKNSQGKSLGTVEFKDNKAVLKFNEYAATLDDVTGAFYFSASAFYDRDYSQSGQGTINISSGSISKSITLKYEKGSETTDNVYYKSGVWDDKDDSVDWIFNVNTARKSVEDLNATFEINDELPETMEWDIDYNNKASYAVEFGSGNWISLEEAGKRGVTISFDTSNKRKLNVKLSNQWVLEHGTWVKPLNGRSISVRLKARLTAETMNNPAITRVTNTSTVHLSNLDWQIQESDKSASVEIIRVGGWAKGTVKGEVRIFKKIAGTETGIAGVEFLIESVNNTNVQYKIKTNESGIASQKGLVDGKYRLKEISAPAWIDFEPSKAITHEFEVKESDTEGKTFQIENTKKKIDIKVNKEWIGLDDKKPTILLQLYKNNVVEGQPISITPNSSSYTWKALDKTDNKGKDYSYTVKEVGEDNGKVVLEGKIYTVEYIKSADSHFTIKNTLNKTTPARATIAVKKALKGRTLMNQEFEFILRDENGTELQRVKNAVDGSVVFKAIDYSAAGIYKYTIEEVNAGQMIDGLKYDDLRVHVTVRVSDDKQGTLVAAVEYPNDIEFNNEYVEPTTTTTTEESTTTTTTEESTTTTTTEESTTTTTTEEPTTTTTTEESTTTTTTEESTTTTTTEESTTTTTIEEPTTTTTTEESTTTTTIEEPTTTTTTSEKPSQPETTTNDKSRKASLPSTGEVGSFLVTMLGFGVLVSIITAMVYHRK